The Apium graveolens cultivar Ventura chromosome 10, ASM990537v1, whole genome shotgun sequence nucleotide sequence AAATATTTAACTGATCAGATACTAATAATTAAGCAGGAAATAGAAATTATATACAGGACTCTTAACCATAGACATAGAAATCAGGTTCATGCATACGATGATGAAATATTTTACGTACCTTGCCTTGATGTATTATAAGGCGCTTTGAGTTAAACAAAATATTATTAGCATCCCTAATCTTAGTTTCATATGAGTTGTACTCATGGATCAGTACTGTTTGAATCATCTTCTATTAATTTCTCAAACCCTAACTTCAGACAAGTTCGATTGATGGTTTGTTGGATTCCCCAATGCTCGAGCCACCGATCTTTTGCCTATATTAGCTATGCGCTACCGAGATTCCACTCGGAATGAAGCCGGCTCATCCTCATCCACTCCTAGACAACGTGTAGCCATCCCCGACAATGTCTATCTTGCCATCGTGAGAAACGTGCTTACAGAGATTCGTGCTAATCCAAGTCGGTTTGCTCGCCAACTATCCGATGAGGAGATAGCCACATTTGCTCTTATGGCTCTCGAGGCCTCGGATCCATCCTGCGATCCAAGTCAAAGATTGCAATGGAATAACCTAATTGGTGGTGAGATTGTACACATTGTTGGGAGTTTGGTTGAAGACATCGTCCAGAAAACCGAAGCTCGTATTGCTGAGGTATAAACTAATTTATGTTGTTTAATCATCTGTTCTCATTTGCACATAAATTGTTTCTTCTTTATAATTAGTTTATAATTGTGCATATAGGAAAACAATCGGCGTGCTTTGGAAGATGACAAGGATTATACATCCTAGGACGAGGTGACGGATGATGAAGACGTTGATGATGTCGGTGGGGATGGTGGGCAAGAAGATGAAGACGGTGAATCGTATGAAGTTTCTTTGTCGGATAGTTAAATTTATCATTAATAGgattattataatttaaaagtttGTCGTTTATGGGATGATGCTATGTTTGTAGTGTGATACTTTTTTGTGTTGGTTTTAAGGCTACTTTGCGGTTTGATGCTCTAGTTATCGGAGTTAGTATTTTATTTGAATGGATTGAATGGATATATTATGGTTTTGACATTATATAGTAGTGTTTTATCGGAGTTAGTATTTTGTTTCATTTGATGTATTGATTGTGTGTTGAATTGTATTATACTGGTGTTCTATTGATTTGGATGTGTTGAATTGGTGTTCTGTTGATTTGGATTGATTTAAATTGGTTTGGTATGGGACTGCAGCAAAcgtgcaattttttttaaaatttagcCTCAAAACCGATCGTAAAAAGACATAACCGACCATTTTTTACCATTACAATTCCCAGAAAACCGATCGTTTAACCACATAACCGACCATCTTCTTCATAAAATCAACCATCTTTTTGAAAGGGTGGTCGATTATATGGTGGTCGGTTATGTGTAGTTAAGTtagcttctgaaataaaaccgaccATTATGCACATTTTGACCACGGTCGTTATGAGTTTCAGTCAACCTTTTTTATAATTACAATTCCCAGAAAACCGACTGTTTAACAACATAACCGACCATCTTCAAGACAGGGTGGTCGGTTATTCGGTGGTCGGTTATGTGTAGTTAAGTTAGCTTTTGAAATAAAACCGACCATTTTGCACTTtttgaccacggtcggttatgAGTTTCAGTCAACATTTAAAAAGTAGACATAACTGACCACAGGTGGTCGGTTTTGCGTTGATGACATGGCAACACGTGTGCACACGGGGTGACACGTGTACAAAGTGACCCCACATATTGGTTCAGGGCAAAGACACATAACCAACTACCAAGCTGGTCGGTTATGATGGTTAAACCCGACCATATATCATAACCGACCAGGCTTAAACTGACCACTATACTTCGGCGGTTTTAAGGCTTGAACCGACCATTTTTGCTTAAAATCTTCCATTAATGTCAGTCGGTTTTGTCCTGTTTTCCTGTAGTGCATTAATTATTTGTCCGTTACGCAAGAAAGGCGGACGAACGTTGGAGGAGAATAATGGGGAGCAATTACCCTTTTGTAGATATTTAAACGTTTGGTCGAGGAATTGGGCCTTTGATCTTTTGACTCTATGAGCCTTCGGCCCAATAGCCTTATTCCGTCCATTGGACCTTCGGTCGTTGGACCTGAACTTGGCCTACAACTAAGATGTCCATTTCTTTCGTCCGGTCCATCGGCCGGTCCATACACATTATCCTTGGCCCATTTTGGGATGAAAACCTTGTTTTCACTTTGAGGTGAAGCCCAACCGTTTCCATCTGGGCCGTTGATTTTAAAACGCCCAAGAACGGTTTTGGAACCTAAAAATTTGGGTTTTTGGCGCCTATATATATAACCTGTTGTCATTTTTTTGTTTTTACTTTCTCATCCAAGTACCAGCAACAAAAACACTCTCAAGTTTCCTTTTGATTTCCAGCGTTTTATCCCACCTTTCCAGACCATCCCATTTCATTCGAAGAACATCTTGAAATCAATAAGTGACAATTCTTTCCTTTAGAATGTGCATATTTATTTGCATGTGTGTTCTTGTTTTTGGGTTTTTTGCATGTTTTTCCCTTTGGGTTACTTTGTGGGTTGCGAATGGGAAGTTTTTAGGAGTAGTGCACCATTAGTTATTTTTTTAGGTTTGTTGTCTTTGGGTTATGTCTATGTGTCTTTGTTTTTTAACCAAAAAATTACTTAAAAGCACTAAGTAATGTGGACGTAATTCAGTCACTTTCTTAGAATAATTGAATAATAATTTATGGCGCCATAACAtaaaaattagaaagaaaatagatttataaatatgataaattataagATTTTAATATTTGAAAATTGCATCATAAATAGTTTATAAATCTTAATTTGAATAGGAATATTTGGAATTATTTACAAATAACTAAATTTTGAGAATCTGGGTTATTCAATTTCCATTAGAGTTTAATATTTAAAAATCGCATAAATAAATAGTTTATAAATCTAATATTAAATAAGAATATTTAgaattatttacaaataaataaattttaggATCTGGGTTATTCTATTTCCAATTGGAATTTACAAGGGCTCCATATCAGCGGTCGGCTCTATCTCtatataattattatacgagttTTATATAAGAATTGATTAGAAACCATGTCTTCATCTGGTGAGAGAATGATAGCACTCAAGAGTTGCGAAGGCGATGTTGTGTATATAAAGGAAACAGGAGCTGTACAGTCTTTGTTTATACGACGAGAGATGAAGTTTATTAAGGCTGATCCTGCGTACCCTCCTATTGATCTTGACATGATCAACACAGCGACCTTGAATAAGGTTATAGATTACTGTAATCATCATGCTGAATTTGCTAATGATAAGGCTGCTCTCGACTCTTTTGATGCTCAGTTTGTCGAGTTTGATGGGAACACGAGTTTGTTTCAGCTCATTCATGTTCGTTTCTTTGCACCCTTATTATAAGTTCTCTTTTAATTTTGAATCATTAATTATGTTTGTACTATAATTGCGGGATGATTCATGATTGAATATTCTATCTACATAAGTTAATCTACATTGATTTTCAAGCTTATAGGCCCAACTCAGCTGAATCATGTGTTAGGGTTTCATGGAGATCACTGTACTGTAGGAAAAGAATGCAATACTTTCTTCTCAATCCCTGTCTGTGTTATTACATGAACTTAATGGGTATCTGAATTGATGTTCTTAAGCTCCCCAATGTGCTGGACTATTCATGATCTGTTTTATACATTTAATGATTA carries:
- the LOC141693753 gene encoding SKP1-like protein 20 encodes the protein MSSSGERMIALKSCEGDVVYIKETGAVQSLFIRREMKFIKADPAYPPIDLDMINTATLNKVIDYCNHHAEFANDKAALDSFDAQFVEFDGNTSLFQLIHAAHYLKIYSLMDLTCRTLSQNIKGKSIAKLRRLSENSSDNGECLI